The Oreochromis aureus strain Israel breed Guangdong linkage group 16, ZZ_aureus, whole genome shotgun sequence genome includes the window agtaattgaattgaatctggTTGGATTCTGATTATATTGCCATATAAAAGTTGCTGAGCACCTATGTCATCCTACAGCAACTATGTCACtatttctgtttaaaaatcTTTGATTTTGTTGTTACTCTCAATATAATTAGTCCATGTAAATCTCTGTGTAAGTGGATGGCAACAAGACAGCACTGCAGTACGGTGGATGGCACTGTTGCGTTACAGCAGGAAGGTCCTGGGTTACAAGCCACCATCTAGCCGTGttgtttctgtgtggagtttgcatgttggTCTGGTGTCTGCGTGCTTTCTCTAGGAACTCCGGCTTccccccacagtccaaagacatgcagttagcgaggttaggttaattggtgagaGGGTATACCCCACCCTTGTGGAAGCTGGAGTGATGGATAGATGGCAACAGGTTCACAGTTTCTCTCTTTTATCACAGTTAATCCACAAAGCATCACAATCAGATTACATGCAATTGCCAGCTTGACTTCATTCAGCTCCTATCGTTGATTTTGTCTCATCTTGATTCACCGAAGTCGCTTTAAAGATGCCGACTGACCTCAAGTCTTCAAACTCGTCTTTGTCTTCCAAGCATTTATTTTAAAGGCAATGAGGCTGCAAACTCGTTGGACGTGTTCACAATAATTTTATAATCCAACTACTGTTTTTCCCAAGTGTGACTGTAGAAAAAAGCTTTATTAAAGGTTGCTTATAATAAACCTTCAGTTTCTAACAGAAATTTAATTAAGCTTGTGGTAATTACAATTTACTGCTCTGCTCGCTGTCAGTCCCTCCTCTCTTGTCCAGGATGCTCTTTAAAGgcctttttattattattttttttttaatttagtggTGTTTCTGGGGTTAAACAGAGGTTAGATAAAACCATTATTTATTCAGGCTTTCATCCTTTGGGGATTAACTGAGCctgtttaaaaagtaaaactacATGTCTGAGGTACCTTTAATTAAAGATTTAAGTCTTCAGCTGGAGCCGGGGGCCTAACGGAGAGGTGCAGGGAAGTCAGAAAGTTTCGAGagctattgtttgttttggtctttTCACCGGATTTGCTTTCAGTAAGTCGATAACATTTGCTCATCCTTTAAAGATCACTTGAAGTTTTGTGCAGCGTCTTCTCTATCAGAGCGCTGCTCCTCTGATCCACGGCGTGGATTCAGTCACAAATGAATGAAGCAGACTTTCACAGGGGAGAAGAAGACTTGAGGGTGCAAAACCTGCCAACTGACTTTATGCCCTTTGGCTGAATGTTGGTACAGTCTGTCTGAATAGCAGGTGTGAAAACCGcctggtatgtgtgtgtgtgtcattttttaATGTGCTTACATTTCTCTCCTCTCGCTGCTTTTCTCACTTCTTTTCGACTTGAAAGAAAATCAAGGCCACAAGCGTCACACTTAACTGCTTATGGTTGTGACAGTCTGGTTATGTTACAGTCATTCATTCTTTAATCTGCTCCATCAGATATTAGAACATCCTCATCTAAATCTATAATTACTAATGTTTTCTTGACATTCCCGTATACACAGGAATCTTTTACCCATCTGACATTAGAGGATTTTGGCAAAGGACCATGAGAGGTATGAAGGGaggcaaaatgtgaaaaacaaacatgtccGCCTTCTTCTCACCTTTAAACCGAGATGCAATCACCGTGCTCAGATCAGTCTGAGGAAGAAGGACAGAGGATACGACTAAAGCTGAATTCTCTGCTGGTCAGGTAAGACAGACATGGATCCACACATGATAACATTCCTCTTCTTTATAGACACGCGCAGTCGGCTGTGATgtgaatattttttaaacaatatgcAATAATCCCGTGGAAATTGTACCTGCTTTTGAGATGGCATTCATGAGATGTTTCTCACTGTCAAACCGTTTGTGTTTTGTCTCTCCGTCTCTCAGCATGCATGCTCCGTACGTGTCAGCGCTGctctttcttctgctgctgagcTTCCTGCCTCCTGCAGGTGTGTCTGCAGCTCGTATAATGCATTACACATCAGTGGACGTGCTATTGTGACTCGTACTTATTCTGAGATGAGAGACAAGGTGTGAAATGTGCGCTCACACTGCCGTCTGTCTCTGCTTTCAGAGGGGAGCGAGGCGGCTGGCaggagggaggagagggagaagcGAAGCGTGCCGTACTGGGGCCTGTGGTCATCTGACTTTTTCGGATGGTTGGAGGAGTTGCGAGCCCAGGCGGCCGATAATGGGATGCTGGACCTGGCTCGCACCTTCTGGGCTCACTTCCCCATCAGCAGCGAGCTGGGCTATGACAGCCCCGAGCCCGAGCCTGAGACTGAGGAGTGAGATGAAGGGTACAGATGGAAAACTGAAAGATCTTAGTACAGGAAGAAGTTACCTGTTTAGATGTTTACAGGAAAAAGTCATCACATGTGATgataaatcattgttattaaagTGCATGAAGAAAGAATGTTTTTTACATGCTTTAAacttgcaaaaaaaaccccaaaaacaatGTCACTATGCATTTTatctaaacatgtttacagcaggGAGATATAATGTGGGATTATATAATTAGATACAAACTTGGGGCATCTTACTTTAGCTTCTTTACTCTGTCTGTATTACACTGGCACATGGTCGAGGTTATTTCACTTCTTGCTCACTGACAGCTGGGATACActgcagtcttttttttaaaaaagcacaaagagaaaaataaatttaGAGCAGATTGCAGCAGCACAGCTTTGTTTGTGCTTCCTTCTCTTCccatttgtgccatggagtaaATCACTCAAACTGCATGACTGTATGTAAAGTACCTGAAAACCAAATCACTCCAATAATGTCACATTATCAGTCACAGGAACTATTTTAGTGCTAAATGAGCACTTTTACTTTTTGCTGGTTTGAGTAAATTTTGTACATGCTGACAGTTTAGctcagtaaatgcaaaaacacagtgaaaggTGGAGACTGCTGACTGGGCAGTTGcttcaatccaatagagcacctctGGGATGTTGTGGAACAGGAGACTCACACTGTGGAAGTGTAACGATGCGACTCTGTCATGAGATCAAAGTCTCCGAGGAATGTTTGCAGCACCTTGCTCCGTGTTTTGAATCTGTACCATGAAGAATCATGAAGGCAAAATGGATGCAAGTCCTGCGAAAACTTAAATATACTctatgattcagtagcttgcagAACCAGCTTTAGCAACAGTAATTTGAAGTAACTGTTTCCtgtgtgactttatcagtctctcacatttccgaggaattttggcccagttttctttaaaaggttcattgaggtttgcaggcattcaTTTATACACAGCTCTGCTAAGTCCTACCGCAGCACCTCAGTCATGTAGAGGTCTGTGCTTTGACTTGACCATTGAAACATCTtgatccttttctttttctgccatTCTTTTGTCGATTTGCTCCTGTGCCTGGGATCATTTTCCTGTTGCATGAACCtgtttcagccaagctttagctgttaaACAAATTCattcacatttgactctagaatactttgaaTACAGAGGAATTCATGgttgactcaatgactgcaaggtgcccaggtcctgtgcCTGCAAAACATGTAACAATCACCACGCCTGCACCACGGTGGTACCAAATTCAGCAGCCGGTTGCATTTgctcttccaaacaagccatacgtGTTCAATCTGTTTCTAATTGCACCGTCTGAACTTTAACTTGTAACACTCTGTCTGACACGTCgctctctcttctcttctttaAGATCATTGCtcatgtttttcctctttggTGTTGTGCTAATGCACACCTGAAGGCTCCCAACcaacaaactgccaaaacctctgcttttacagAGGCACTCACACTCACTGATGATACAtgaatcaagtgcatttgacaGGCAGCACCTGGCTGATATTTAccactcataattcccatggaaaTAGGTAGGATTTACTTAATTTTTTCAACAGCGAATCTTCATTTTAgcttagggttttttttttagataaatattGATGTGATGTAATATGGCACGCTTTGTAGTTGATCTGAGGTTGTATCTAGAGAGAGAATCTTAC containing:
- the otos2 gene encoding otospiralin-like yields the protein MQSPCSDQSEEEGQRIRLKLNSLLVSMHAPYVSALLFLLLLSFLPPAEGSEAAGRREEREKRSVPYWGLWSSDFFGWLEELRAQAADNGMLDLARTFWAHFPISSELGYDSPEPEPETEE